From a single Larimichthys crocea isolate SSNF chromosome XIII, L_crocea_2.0, whole genome shotgun sequence genomic region:
- the LOC109142352 gene encoding integrin beta-1-like, with amino-acid sequence MAMKLLCLCLLPVLFCPNWAKKQKCLTSATDCDECIQSGPDCAWCTAPHSNIRCNTVKGLQRGGCHESFIYNPQGGVQVVKNDNNTDPVSAEALFLQPQETSIHLRPGVSQSFPVTITMPTDQPITELTMETSPVPSGVNITFSSTVNGNLLAVQVNVEAARCPSENDNSNQMQNRTEPWSVNITPSGFSQSLKLEITLECQCGCMKSREEKSLSCSGRGALVCGQCECYKSYVGQQCQTEAEPVSSPKDEFCRSSPNAPVCSDRGKCVDGSCECDNRVNPKERYSGRYCECSNFDCQYHNNSICGGHGRCECGNCVCDDDWTGEDCGCSMETASCRGSHGYLCNERGFCQCGVCICWPPYVGPTCERCPFC; translated from the exons ATGGCTATGaagctgctctgtctctgcctgctgCCGGTTCTGTTTTGTCCCAATTgggccaaaaaacaaaaatgtctcacGTCTGCTACCGACTGCGACGAGTGCATCCAGTCTGGCCCAGACTGTGCTTGGTGCACCGCACCTCACTCTAACATCCGCTGTAATACTGTGAAGGGGCTGCAAAGAGGAGGCTGCCATGAAAGTTTTATATATAACCCTCAGGGCGGGGTGCAGGTCGTCAAGAATGACAACAA CACAGATCCAGTGAGTGCTGAGGCTTTGTTCCTCCAGCCCCAGGAGACCTCCATCCATTTGAGGCCAGGTGTGAGCCAGTCCTTCCCTGTCACTATCACCATGCCTACAGACCAGCCTATCACAGAGCTGACTATGGAAACCAGCCCAGTGCCATCGGGAGTCAACATCACATTCAGTAGCACCGTAAATGGAAACCTTCTGGCTGTACAG GTGAATGTTGAGGCTGCTCGGTGTCCCAGTGAGAATGACAACTCAAACCAGATGCAGAACAGGACTGAGCCCTGGTCTGTCAACATCACACCTAGTGGCTTCTCTCAGAGTTTGAAGTTAGAGATAACTTTGGAGT GTCAGTGTGGCTGCATGAAAAGCCGTGAGGAAAAAAGCCTTAGCTGCAGTGGCCGTGGGGCTCTGGTGTGTGGCCAGTGTGAGTGCTACAAGTCCTACGTTGGACAACAATGCCAGACGGAGGCTGAACCAGTTTCTTCACCAAAGGATGAGTTCTGTCGCTCAAGCCCGAATGCCCCGGTGTGCAGTGACAGGGGGAAATGCGTGGACGGTTCCTGTGAGTGCGACAACCGAGTAAACCCAAAAGAAAGATACAGCGGACGATACTGCGAGTGCAGCAACTTTGACTGTCAGTACCACAACAACAG TATATGTGGAGGCCACGGGAGGTGTGAGTGTGGAAATTGCGTTTGTGATGATGACTGGACCGGTGAAGACTGCGGCTGCTCCATGGAGACGGCTTCATGCAGGGGAAGCCATGGGTATCTGTGTAACGAGCGAGGGTTTTGTCAGTGCGGAGTGTGTATATGTTGGCCACCGTACGTAGGACCAACCTGTGAGAGGTGCCCTTTTTGTTAG